The following coding sequences lie in one Rutidosis leptorrhynchoides isolate AG116_Rl617_1_P2 chromosome 4, CSIRO_AGI_Rlap_v1, whole genome shotgun sequence genomic window:
- the LOC139843079 gene encoding secreted RxLR effector protein 78-like produces the protein MSKIIGSEQSAFSKGRLILDGILILNEVVADLKKKKQKSFIFKIDFEKAFDSVNLEFLFDTMRLMGFGEKWRKWIESCFKSASVSVLVNGSPTSEFSLRRGIRQGDPLYPFLFLIAGEGLNYLANNARSHRHIKGVEIGSNKVVLSHLQYADDTHFHRQMEYEEC, from the coding sequence ATGTCAAAAATCATAGGGTCGGAGCAAAGTGCGTTTAGTAAAGGTAGATTAATCTTGGATGGTATCCTTATCCTAAATGAAGTGGTGGCAGACCTAAAGAAAAAAAAGCAAAAAAGCTTTATTTTTAAAATCGACTTTGAAAAGGCTTTCGATAGTGTCaatttggagttcttgttcgataCTATGAGATTGATGGGGTTTGGTGAAAAATGGAGAAAATGGATCGAGTCGTGTTTTAAATCGGCTTCGGTCTCAGTCCTAGTTAACGGATCTCCAACATCAGAATTTTCCCTCAGAAGGGGTATTCGTCAGGGTGATCCCCTTTATCCTTTCTTGTTTCTAATAGCTGGAGAAGGGCTGAACTACCTAGCAAACAACGCGCGTTCTCATCGGCATATCAAAGGAGTTGAAATTGGTTCGAACAAAGTTGTCCTCTCGCACCTACAATACGCCGACGACACCCATTTTCATAGGCAAATGGAGTATGAGGAATGTTAG